AAGGCAAGTCAGAATGTTTTCATGGAGGCTGTGAAGACTGGTAAACAGAGAACCGTTGAGACAAGAGATCTGCTGGACGTGATCGGAAGTATCAAACCATCCATAGATGCTGAGCTTCTCTCAAGATACCTGGAATTCAGCGGCCTATGATCAATAAGGTAATCAATCGCATAAGGTTTCTAATTTAAAAGTAAATTATTAGACGCTGAGCATTAAATATATAAAAAGGCCTCTCATCATTCAGTTCTATACTCTAGGTCAATTAACGGAAAATCCCTCGTCATCCTTTCTGAGAAGACCTGAATAAACGCCCCATTCAATGAGTATGACCTCAAGATCATGGTTACCGGATGGCGAATTGAATGTCTGTACTCCTTCCTGATTCAGAGATTCAAGCAATTGATCCAGATCGAAATGCCCAAGCCTAACTGCAGTCCTGAAAGGTTCTATGTTTTTAAGTGATTCTCTGATTATCTCTTTCCTCCGCTTTATCCCTGATTTGACATACTCCCTTCCCTTCTCGGTTATTATTATGTCACCTGACTCAGCAGAGACGAAGCCTAGATTGGAGGCCGTATACACTATGGGCATAAGATCGTCTATATCAACTTCCATCTCTTTCTCAAGCCTGTAAAGATCGGTTTTTCCATCAAATATATTATTCATAACGTACAATAATCCCACGAGATCAGCGATCCTCGCATTGGGGTCAACGACTTCAGTCATCGTTAGTTAATGCTTAGCATAATATTAAAAGTGTTCTATTTGACATAAGTATGTGCGTCGTATCGCAAACCATCTCAGGCAGCGAATACTCCTTCCTCTGCAACATATCTCTTTCGAGCAAGATCCATCATCCTTCTTGTGAAGATGATCGAGTATATTGCAACAACTATGCCGAACAAGAATGAACCCCATGCGGCCATTGCTATGTTCCCAACATTGGTCTCTATATCGATGAATTTCATCAATCCGTAATGAACACTTAGGTTTGTTCCCGGTATTATATCAGGCCAGTATTCGCCTATCATCAGACCACCCCACGCGCTGTTTATCGTAGATGATATGCCAGATATGAGATACGGGAAAGTACCCGGTAGTATTATACTCCTCATCCTTCTAAAATATCCCATGTTGAGATTCTTCATGACCTCAAAATATTCCGACGGAAGAGCCTTCACGCCCATCCAGAAGGAATAGAATATGTAATAGAATGTGCTCACGAAGCCCAATGCAAGAACGTAGAATTCATCAGTGAACGGCCCAAGCACAGAATGTATAGCAGTAAAACTTGCCCCGAATATGAAGGGAAAATATATAGGTGGAGGATATGCACTCAGGGTTTGTATTATCGGCACGCCAATACCCTCGGCTCGTGAATGCATGGCCAGATAATAGCCTAGAAATATGGCTATCACAAAAGATATAGCCAATATCACTCCCACCCGTACATAATCATACAGAAGATAGAGAAGTATCTTAGGCGTGACAGAGAATAGATGGATCCATTCGTTATGAGAAACCGAAATTATGAGATCGGCGCTAGAATATATTATGAGGCCGAGGATCGTGAAACCTATGGCTATGCTAGAATATCTGCTTATCTTCTCCCGTCGCATTTCACGCTTCTCGAAGACCTCAGGGGGCCTTGACATGACCCTAGATCTATAGTATCCCGCTAATCTTGAAAGTGGATTTCTGGCAACAACTGAGAGCAGCCTGGTGGTCTGCTTTACATTAAGGCGCCCCCTCCTTATTATAGGCGCATCGGTATCAACTGTATATTTCGACACGGCATACCTGCTGAACTCCCTCAGCCCGAGTATTATAATTATTATGACAAGAGCGAGTATCAATAACGCCATATAAATGAGCCTTATCTTATCACTCGCAGCAAGCGAATCCAGAACCGTGCCTATACCAAAAGTCTGGTATGTATGTACTCCGACGCTGAACACTTCGCTAACAGTTATGTAGAAAAACCCATCGGAAACGCTTGGGAACAGGTTTGCGGCGATCCTAGGATATGAAAATGGAATGAATATTCTTCTCATCTTTGTAAAAAACGACATCTGATAGTTCTCGGCAACTTCAAGCATCTCCCGGGGAACTGTCTTAAACGCCTGGTATTCACCCATCCATATGTTCCAGACCACGGCGGTAAAGACAAGAAAATCAGCAGCCATCTCAACCCCGAGTGGACCGCCGATCCTCGTCACAAATATGATCAAGACTATCGGGAAGAATGAAATAACTGGAACTGATTCGAATACCTCGATGATCGAGATATAAATATTTTCAAATATTTTCCCCTTTATGGCCGCATAGGCAAGAAACCAGCCCGTTACTATTGATATCAGTATGAGGCCAAGAACCCTACCGGCAGTCGCAAGAGCGGCCAGCGTGATGAGAAGGATCTCGTTCATATCTTTCTCACCTTAGGTGGCGTAAGATAGTTATAGAGAGTATCCAGTATCTGATTGAACTCTTCACTTCTCGGATTCCTTGGCCTAGGCAGATCCACATGAACCTTCCCAATCACGGTGGCCGGAACATTGTTAAGCACGTATATCTCATCGGCCAGCTCCACAACCTCAGTTAAATTGTGCGAAACCAGAACAACACCCTTCAGTGGAGTGTCAGGACTGAAGAGTATATTGTATATATCCTGTCTGAGACCTTCTGCCGTCAACTCATCAAGATGGGCAAATGGCTCATCCATAAGAAAGACGAGAGGACTTGCAGCCAGAGCTCTGGCAATGGCAACTCTCTGCCTCATTCCACCGCTCATCTCCTTTGGGTATAGATCTTCGAACCCCTGCAGCCCCACAGTCTCAAGAGCGTTCCTGGCGGCCTTTTCTGCCTCCTCATCCGAAACATTCCTTACCTTGAGGGACAGCATTACATTCTCCAGTGCCGTTAACCAAGGGAATGTCACTATGGATTGATGTATTAAGATGATGTCTGGGGTGGGCCTCTTAATCTGCTTACCGAACAGATAAACGGCTCCTTTGTCAGGTTTCAGGAATCCGCCGAGTATCCTCAAAAGCGTCGATTTACCTATACCAGATGGCCCAACTATGGCAACAAATTCGTTCTGGCCTACATCTATATTCACATCCTCAAATACCTTATACCCATTCTCATAAGAAAAATCGATCCCAACCGCACTCAGGACGTACTGGGCAGCTCTGGCTCGTTGCATTGCATTATCCTTAATGAGATCCTCGTCCATGGACATCACCTGCAGTGAAACAGTGAAATTCCCCCGATCATGAGCCTAGGCTTCCAGGTTTCAGTGCAGAGATCTCAGTGAGTTTTCACGGGGCAATCACCGTAACGCCCGATCCCTAGAACCTATATAAAGACTGTTTTACATATGACGCGCTTTTATTATGACTTGTTTGATAGAATGAATATATCGTTGACCACAGCTCCGGCAGTTTCATAAGGTCCATCTGATATATCACTGACATTCACCGTACCATTATTGTCCGTTATAATCTGGTAACCTAAACCATCTATGTCTATGTGCCTAAGAAAATCATCTTCCGACAATGATGCAATCCTGGATATGGCTACAGGCTTACCGTTATCTTCATAAACTTCAGTTATCAGGCGATCATTTTCACCATATGGAAGTTCTTTAACACCTTCATATCTTACATCTTTCAGAGTATAAGTGGTTCCAAATAGGCGGTTTACAAGTATAACGCTTTTCCTTCCAGCGTCTAGTCCTTTGAGGTCGTCCTGAGGATTTCTTTCGGCTATACCCTTCCTTATGGCTTCATCGACGACCTGATCCAGCTTTGCACCTCTCGCCATATTTCTTATAACATAGTTGATGGTTGAACTCACTATTCCTCTGAATCTAATCACTCTGGACGGAATTATGGAATAATCCAGAATGCTGAAAAGTGGAACACCACCGGCAACTGTCGCTTCGTATCGTATCTTTCTGGAATATTTTTTGGCCGAGTCCATTATATCTTTCCATCTGTTTGCCAGACCTGATTTATTGGCCGTAACAACATCGAGACCGTTTTGAAATGCCATCTTGTACAGATCAGCTTCGCGGGATCCGTCCCTTGATGCAGGTGTGCAGTCAACAAGAATATCTGCTCTTTCCTTCAAAAGTTCCGCAACATCTATTTCGGCATTGTTTGATACTCTGCCATTTAACTCCTTATTCCTTATAATATCCTGAATATTCAGGTTTTTCCCACTAACTGAACTGTGAGAATCAGATACGCCAACCAGCCGGACATTAAGACCACCGTTTCTCTCGTTGTTAGTCTGAAGGATCCTTAGGACGTTAAGCCCAACGTTTCCGACACCCATGAGTATAACTTTGATCTCTTTCATCCGGGCGAATACCGTATAGTAAGATATAAAATTTTCAACAAACTTGAAAAATGAACCATAATCAACACTATGAATATTGATTCATGATTTTAAGTTTGGAAAATGCAGATCCCATAACGTCTACGCTTCATACATATACGACAAGTTTAAATAGACCCATTATGTTAATCATTTAATGGTAGAACTAACGGGCTATATCCTTCTCATTGTTGCCCTCATCGATGGTTTGCTATTCGGACTGGCCATTAAAAAAGGCGTCACATCATTTATACTCATAGTGATTGCACTCATCCTCTCCACATACGTAGGCTTTTCATTCGCACCCCATGTATCCATAACAAATACGACGGCGAGACTTCTGCCGTATATAAAAACCTATGCATCGCAGATAACAAATGATATATCGATAGGTTTCGGTGGGTCCCTTTCCCTCACAGTGATACTGTTCCTAATAGGCCTGGCCGTAGGGCTCTGGAAGGGATAAGAAGCCGAACAGATAACGCGGGTCGTACTCATTTGAGCCATATATGATATAAAATTTTATTCGTGAATAGATTTTGTAGGAAATAGAAGCAATGTGAAGCCATAGCAAGAAAACCCTTACACCTTTATTATGAGATTTTTAAATATTATCAGATAAAAGAATATACAACATATCGCGAGAATAGGATTATCCTGATAAACCTCTAAATAGATAATAAGGTTCTTCGGTATTGGTACTATTCTATTAGGATAAAAACAACGCTAATATCACCTAGAAAATACAGTGGGTATACCGGTACATGCAAACGTCCAACAGGTCCAGTATCCCAGGACTTCATTTTGGGAAAGGTTCATTTGATCTGATCGTCATTGTTCTTAACGCCGCCAAGTGACTTCAGGAGATTTTCTAGATCTTTATCCGTGCTGGCTGACTCGGATGGCTCCTGAACAGCAGGCTTTTCCGATGCTTTCTGCCCTTCACCTGAAAGTGAAGACAATATCTTCTCAACGCTCTCTGGATTGTATTCTCCCTTCTGATTGACAGCGGTAGTTATCTGATCAAGCTGGCTGCTCAGCCTCTCCTGTATCTGATCCGATGCAGTGATTATCTTCTCAACATTCTGCTGCATCTGTATCACCTGCTTCTCAGTAAGCTGGCTCTTGAGCAGATCTTCTGATCCTTCTTTCAAGGAGGCCCATACTTTCTTGGTTGTGTCGGCAAACTGCAGATTAAGATCTATATTTTCAAGAAACAGTTTGTAATCCTTCAGTCCCCTTATGGCACTGTCCAGAGAAATTATGTTAGAAGCAAAAACCCTTGCCTTTTCTATGTTCCCATCCTTTAACGATATCTTGGCGTTTTGTATATTCATATCCCTGTTCTTTTCATACTGTCTGATTGCCCTGTCTATGTCAGATTTCCATTTGCTTATCCTGGATCTTCTCTCAAGCATTTTCTCTTCTTCGCTCTTTCCAAATTTGAATAATACCATGATCATCTCCTTCGATCTTTTACTTTCTTCT
The genomic region above belongs to Thermoplasma sp. Kam2015 and contains:
- a CDS encoding Snf7 family protein, translating into MVLFKFGKSEEEKMLERRSRISKWKSDIDRAIRQYEKNRDMNIQNAKISLKDGNIEKARVFASNIISLDSAIRGLKDYKLFLENIDLNLQFADTTKKVWASLKEGSEDLLKSQLTEKQVIQMQQNVEKIITASDQIQERLSSQLDQITTAVNQKGEYNPESVEKILSSLSGEGQKASEKPAVQEPSESASTDKDLENLLKSLGGVKNNDDQIK
- a CDS encoding ABC transporter permease subunit, coding for MNEILLITLAALATAGRVLGLILISIVTGWFLAYAAIKGKIFENIYISIIEVFESVPVISFFPIVLIIFVTRIGGPLGVEMAADFLVFTAVVWNIWMGEYQAFKTVPREMLEVAENYQMSFFTKMRRIFIPFSYPRIAANLFPSVSDGFFYITVSEVFSVGVHTYQTFGIGTVLDSLAASDKIRLIYMALLILALVIIIIILGLREFSRYAVSKYTVDTDAPIIRRGRLNVKQTTRLLSVVARNPLSRLAGYYRSRVMSRPPEVFEKREMRREKISRYSSIAIGFTILGLIIYSSADLIISVSHNEWIHLFSVTPKILLYLLYDYVRVGVILAISFVIAIFLGYYLAMHSRAEGIGVPIIQTLSAYPPPIYFPFIFGASFTAIHSVLGPFTDEFYVLALGFVSTFYYIFYSFWMGVKALPSEYFEVMKNLNMGYFRRMRSIILPGTFPYLISGISSTINSAWGGLMIGEYWPDIIPGTNLSVHYGLMKFIDIETNVGNIAMAAWGSFLFGIVVAIYSIIFTRRMMDLARKRYVAEEGVFAA
- a CDS encoding homoserine dehydrogenase, coding for MKEIKVILMGVGNVGLNVLRILQTNNERNGGLNVRLVGVSDSHSSVSGKNLNIQDIIRNKELNGRVSNNAEIDVAELLKERADILVDCTPASRDGSREADLYKMAFQNGLDVVTANKSGLANRWKDIMDSAKKYSRKIRYEATVAGGVPLFSILDYSIIPSRVIRFRGIVSSTINYVIRNMARGAKLDQVVDEAIRKGIAERNPQDDLKGLDAGRKSVILVNRLFGTTYTLKDVRYEGVKELPYGENDRLITEVYEDNGKPVAISRIASLSEDDFLRHIDIDGLGYQIITDNNGTVNVSDISDGPYETAGAVVNDIFILSNKS
- a CDS encoding AAA-associated domain-containing protein — protein: MTEVVDPNARIADLVGLLYVMNNIFDGKTDLYRLEKEMEVDIDDLMPIVYTASNLGFVSAESGDIIITEKGREYVKSGIKRRKEIIRESLKNIEPFRTAVRLGHFDLDQLLESLNQEGVQTFNSPSGNHDLEVILIEWGVYSGLLRKDDEGFSVN
- a CDS encoding ABC transporter ATP-binding protein, with amino-acid sequence MDEDLIKDNAMQRARAAQYVLSAVGIDFSYENGYKVFEDVNIDVGQNEFVAIVGPSGIGKSTLLRILGGFLKPDKGAVYLFGKQIKRPTPDIILIHQSIVTFPWLTALENVMLSLKVRNVSDEEAEKAARNALETVGLQGFEDLYPKEMSGGMRQRVAIARALAASPLVFLMDEPFAHLDELTAEGLRQDIYNILFSPDTPLKGVVLVSHNLTEVVELADEIYVLNNVPATVIGKVHVDLPRPRNPRSEEFNQILDTLYNYLTPPKVRKI